Proteins encoded by one window of Actinomycetota bacterium:
- a CDS encoding GNAT family N-acetyltransferase, with product MPRVEIETPRLRLRQWAIDDWKLLHRAYGDPEVARWIGTDPTSPEWTAYAVGRMTNHWDLMGYGSWAVEELEGGAFVGRAGLSYQADWPVGEDKVEVGWTLVRDAWGRGYATEAALASLAYGFDKLEFPRIISLTVPDNLRSRAVMERCGMYEVATATWRGHEHVCYAIDRLEWPPPGVAVPEVRVRPA from the coding sequence GTGCCGCGCGTCGAGATCGAGACCCCCAGGCTTCGGCTTCGCCAGTGGGCCATCGACGACTGGAAGCTGCTCCACCGAGCCTACGGCGATCCGGAGGTGGCCCGGTGGATCGGCACCGACCCCACCAGCCCCGAGTGGACGGCCTACGCAGTCGGGCGGATGACCAACCACTGGGACCTGATGGGGTACGGCTCCTGGGCCGTCGAGGAGCTGGAGGGCGGCGCGTTCGTGGGCCGAGCCGGCCTGAGCTACCAGGCGGACTGGCCGGTGGGGGAGGACAAGGTCGAGGTGGGGTGGACGCTCGTGCGCGACGCGTGGGGCAGGGGCTACGCGACCGAGGCCGCGCTGGCCAGTCTCGCCTACGGGTTCGACAAGCTGGAGTTTCCCCGCATCATCAGCCTGACCGTTCCGGACAACCTCCGGTCCCGAGCGGTCATGGAGCGCTGCGGGATGTACGAGGTTGCGACGGCCACGTGGCGAGGCCACGAGCACGTCTGCTACGCGATCGACCGACTCGAGTGGCCGCCTCCCGGCGTGGCCGTTCCCGAGGTCCGCGTCCGACCGGCCTGA